One window of Agromyces rhizosphaerae genomic DNA carries:
- the argG gene encoding argininosuccinate synthase: protein MSKVLTSLPAGERVGIAFSGGLDTSVAVAWMREKGAVPCTYTGDLGQPDEPDVEAVPGRAIEYGAEISRLVDCKAALVEEGLVALQCGAFHIRSGGKTYFNTTPLGRAVTGTLLVRAMMEDGVDIWGDGSTYKGNDIERFYRYGLMANPRLRIYKPWLDADFVTELGGRTEMSEWLQARDLPYRASVEKAYSTDANIWGATHEAKKLEDLDAGVTIVEPIMGVQFWREDVEIAAEDVTVRFEQGRPVALNGVEYSDPVALVLEANAIGGRHGLGMSDQIENRIIEAKSRGIYEAPGMALLHITYERLLNAIHNEDTVANYHNEGRRLGRLMYEGRWLDPQSLMLRESIVRWVGSAVTGEVTLRLRRGDDYTILDTSGPALSYHPDKLSMERVGDQAFGPEDRIGQLTMRNLDIADSRARLEQYAHLGIVGGATASLVGDLTEGEALAIVGEPAGEVHDRDLEAATDAANEAAAFDLGTD, encoded by the coding sequence ATGTCCAAGGTCCTCACTTCCCTTCCCGCCGGCGAGCGCGTCGGCATCGCCTTCTCCGGCGGTCTGGACACCTCGGTGGCCGTCGCCTGGATGCGCGAGAAGGGCGCCGTGCCCTGCACCTACACGGGCGACCTCGGCCAGCCCGACGAGCCGGACGTCGAGGCCGTGCCCGGCCGCGCGATCGAGTACGGCGCCGAGATCTCGCGCCTGGTCGACTGCAAGGCCGCGCTCGTCGAGGAGGGCCTCGTCGCGCTGCAGTGCGGCGCCTTCCACATCCGCTCGGGCGGCAAGACGTACTTCAACACCACGCCGCTCGGCCGCGCGGTCACGGGCACGCTGCTCGTGCGCGCCATGATGGAGGACGGCGTCGACATCTGGGGCGACGGCTCCACCTACAAGGGCAACGACATCGAGCGGTTCTACCGCTACGGCCTCATGGCCAACCCGCGGCTGCGCATCTACAAGCCGTGGCTCGACGCCGACTTCGTGACCGAGCTCGGTGGCCGCACCGAGATGAGCGAGTGGCTGCAGGCGCGCGACCTGCCGTACCGGGCATCCGTCGAGAAGGCCTACTCGACCGACGCGAACATCTGGGGCGCGACCCACGAGGCGAAGAAGCTCGAGGACCTCGACGCGGGCGTGACCATCGTCGAGCCGATCATGGGCGTGCAGTTCTGGCGCGAGGACGTCGAGATCGCCGCGGAGGACGTGACCGTACGGTTCGAGCAGGGCCGCCCGGTGGCGCTGAACGGCGTGGAGTACTCCGACCCGGTGGCGCTCGTGCTCGAGGCGAACGCGATCGGCGGCCGCCACGGGCTCGGCATGAGCGACCAGATCGAGAACCGCATCATCGAGGCGAAGTCGCGCGGCATCTACGAGGCGCCGGGCATGGCGCTGCTGCACATCACGTACGAGCGGCTGCTGAACGCGATCCACAACGAGGACACCGTCGCGAACTACCACAACGAGGGCCGCCGCCTCGGGCGCCTCATGTACGAGGGCCGCTGGCTCGACCCGCAGTCGCTGATGCTGCGCGAGTCGATCGTGCGCTGGGTCGGCTCGGCCGTGACCGGCGAGGTCACGCTGCGCCTGCGCCGCGGCGACGACTACACGATCCTCGACACGTCGGGCCCCGCGCTGTCGTACCACCCCGACAAGCTCTCGATGGAGCGTGTCGGCGACCAGGCCTTCGGCCCCGAGGACCGCATCGGACAGCTGACGATGCGCAACCTCGACATCGCCGACTCGCGCGCACGCCTCGAGCAGTACGCGCACCTCGGCATCGTGGGCGGCGCGACCGCGTCGCTCGTGGGCGACCTCACCGAGGGCGAGGCGCTCGCGATCGTGGGCGAGCCGGCGGGCGAGGTGCACGACCGCGACCTCGAGGCGGCGACCGACGCCGCGAACGAGGCGGCCGCGTTCGACCTCGGCACCGACTGA
- a CDS encoding adenylosuccinate synthase: MPAIILIGAQWGDEGKGKATDLLGPRVDYVVKFNGGNNAGHTVVVGDEKYALHLLPSGILTPGVTPVIANGVVVDIEVLFDELTALSSRGVDVSKLRISANAHVITQYHRTLDKVTERFLGKRQIGTTGRGIGPAYADKINRVGIRMQDLFDENILRQKVEGALDQKNHLLLKVYNRRAIGVDEIVDDLLSYAERLRPMVTDTALLLHQALDAGDTVLFEGGQATMLDVDHGTYPFVTSSNATSGGAITGSGIAPNRVDRVIAVVKAYTTRVGAGPFPTELFDESGEFLRSKGFEFGTTTGRPRRCGWYDAPIARYTARINGVTDFVLTKLDVLTGLETIPVCVGYDVDGTRFDEIPVSQSDFHHATPIYEEFPGWTEDITGARSFDDLPKAAQDYVLAIEAMSGARISAIGVGPGRDAIVVRHDLLD; this comes from the coding sequence GTGCCGGCGATCATCCTGATCGGTGCGCAGTGGGGTGACGAAGGCAAGGGCAAGGCGACCGACCTGCTCGGTCCGCGCGTCGACTACGTCGTCAAGTTCAACGGCGGCAACAACGCGGGCCACACCGTCGTCGTGGGCGACGAGAAGTACGCGCTGCACCTGCTGCCCTCGGGCATCCTGACCCCCGGCGTCACGCCGGTCATCGCCAACGGCGTGGTGGTCGACATCGAGGTGCTCTTCGACGAGCTCACCGCGCTGTCGTCGCGCGGCGTCGACGTGTCGAAGCTGCGCATCAGCGCCAACGCGCACGTCATCACGCAGTACCACCGCACGCTCGACAAGGTGACCGAGCGCTTCCTCGGCAAACGCCAGATCGGCACGACCGGTCGCGGCATCGGGCCCGCCTACGCCGACAAGATCAACCGCGTCGGCATCCGCATGCAGGACCTCTTCGACGAGAACATCCTGCGCCAGAAGGTCGAGGGCGCGCTCGACCAGAAGAACCACCTGCTGCTGAAGGTCTACAACCGCCGCGCCATCGGCGTCGACGAGATCGTCGACGACCTGCTCTCGTACGCCGAGCGCCTGCGACCGATGGTCACCGACACCGCGCTGCTGCTGCACCAAGCGCTCGACGCGGGCGACACCGTGCTGTTCGAGGGCGGCCAGGCGACCATGCTCGACGTCGACCACGGCACGTACCCGTTCGTCACGTCGTCGAACGCGACGTCGGGCGGCGCGATCACCGGCTCCGGCATCGCACCGAACCGCGTCGACCGCGTGATCGCCGTCGTGAAGGCGTACACGACCCGAGTCGGCGCCGGCCCGTTCCCGACCGAGCTGTTCGACGAGTCGGGCGAGTTCCTCCGCTCGAAGGGCTTCGAGTTCGGCACGACCACCGGCCGCCCGCGCCGCTGCGGCTGGTACGACGCGCCGATCGCGCGCTACACGGCACGCATCAACGGCGTCACCGACTTCGTGCTGACCAAGCTCGACGTGCTCACCGGGCTCGAGACGATCCCGGTCTGCGTCGGCTACGACGTCGACGGCACGCGCTTCGACGAGATCCCGGTCAGCCAGTCGGACTTCCACCACGCGACGCCGATCTACGAGGAGTTCCCCGGCTGGACCGAGGACATCACCGGCGCTCGTTCGTTCGACGACCTGCCGAAGGCCGCACAGGACTACGTGCTCGCGATCGAGGCGATGAGCGGCGCGCGCATCTCGGCGATCGGCGTCGGCCCCGGCCGCGACGCGATCGTCGTGCGCCACGACCTGCTCGACTGA
- a CDS encoding DUF4440 domain-containing protein, which produces MTEITDDLPARLLHEEHSGWRAILDGHGGEHYTRAMTRDGLMIVEGAVLGRDEMMQAFAGTAPWEHYEIHEPAVVRLGDRAGVLAYRAVARRGDDEVQLRMSTTYLYEGGAWHVAAHQQTPA; this is translated from the coding sequence ATGACCGAGATCACCGACGATCTTCCCGCCCGTCTGCTGCACGAGGAGCACTCCGGGTGGCGCGCCATCCTCGACGGCCACGGCGGCGAGCACTACACCCGCGCGATGACGCGCGACGGACTCATGATCGTGGAGGGCGCCGTGCTCGGCCGCGACGAGATGATGCAGGCGTTCGCGGGCACCGCGCCGTGGGAGCACTACGAGATCCACGAGCCGGCCGTGGTGCGGCTCGGCGACCGGGCCGGCGTGCTCGCCTACCGGGCGGTCGCCCGCCGCGGCGACGACGAGGTGCAGCTGCGCATGTCGACCACGTACCTCTACGAGGGCGGGGCGTGGCACGTGGCCGCGCACCAGCAGACCCCGGCCTGA
- a CDS encoding GNAT family N-acetyltransferase → MTATTPERVDLVGRFIRLTPLAESDLDELYDAIGSARVFASGYGGGPAGLPGDAAAFREFARGYYHWGERGIAYAIRLEGGADDGRIVGTSTLGDFEPVNEAAHLGWTAYDPRVWGTVVNPEAKLLLLGAAFDHGFGRVKLQADAVNARSRAAILRLGATFEGVLRRVMPKPDGTWRDTAVYSVLADEWPGVRAGLEERIAAWGDRPVELADSAVD, encoded by the coding sequence GTGACCGCCACCACCCCCGAACGCGTCGACCTCGTCGGCCGGTTCATCCGCCTGACGCCGCTCGCCGAGTCCGACCTCGACGAGCTGTACGACGCGATCGGGTCGGCGCGGGTGTTCGCGAGCGGGTACGGCGGCGGGCCGGCCGGGCTGCCCGGTGACGCGGCGGCGTTCCGCGAGTTCGCGCGCGGCTACTACCACTGGGGCGAGCGCGGCATCGCGTACGCCATCCGGCTCGAGGGCGGGGCGGATGACGGCCGCATCGTCGGCACCTCGACGCTCGGCGACTTCGAGCCGGTCAACGAGGCCGCGCACCTCGGCTGGACCGCGTACGACCCGCGCGTGTGGGGCACGGTCGTGAACCCCGAGGCGAAGCTGCTGTTGCTGGGCGCCGCGTTCGACCACGGCTTCGGCCGGGTGAAGCTGCAGGCGGATGCGGTGAATGCGCGCTCGCGCGCCGCGATCCTGCGCCTCGGGGCGACGTTCGAGGGCGTGCTTCGCCGGGTGATGCCGAAGCCCGACGGCACCTGGCGCGACACGGCCGTGTACTCGGTGCTGGCCGACGAGTGGCCGGGCGTGCGCGCGGGGCTCGAGGAGCGCATCGCAGCCTGGGGCGACCGGCCCGTCGAGCTCGCAGACTCCGCGGTCGACTGA
- a CDS encoding metal ABC transporter substrate-binding protein, producing the protein MPKRSTDAPGRRRSARAVAAIAGAVAAALALAGCSVAANGDDDDRPVVLTTFTVLQDIAQEVAGEHLRVESITKVGAEIHGYEPTPGDLRRAADADLILDNGLNLEAWFAQFVEGLDVPHVVVSEGVEVMSITEDAYAGLPNPHAWMSPLNVQVYAANMADAFAELDPDNAEAYAANAAAYSDELRAVHDELVAELATLPEAERALVTCEGAFSYLARDAGLTERYIWAVNAEQQATPQQIAGAIEFVRDNDVPAVFCESTVSDKPMQQVVEATDAAFGGTLYVDSLSEPGGPVPTYLELLRHDADTIVQALTGSAG; encoded by the coding sequence ATGCCGAAAAGGTCGACGGATGCCCCGGGCCGACGCCGCAGCGCACGCGCCGTCGCCGCGATCGCGGGCGCCGTCGCGGCCGCACTCGCGCTGGCCGGATGCTCCGTTGCCGCGAACGGGGACGACGACGACCGCCCGGTCGTGCTCACCACGTTCACGGTGCTGCAGGACATCGCACAGGAGGTCGCCGGCGAGCACCTGCGGGTCGAGTCGATCACGAAGGTGGGCGCGGAGATCCACGGGTACGAGCCGACGCCCGGCGACCTGCGGCGCGCAGCCGATGCCGACCTCATCCTCGACAACGGGCTGAACCTCGAGGCGTGGTTCGCGCAGTTCGTCGAGGGGCTCGACGTGCCGCACGTCGTGGTGAGCGAGGGCGTCGAGGTGATGTCGATCACCGAGGACGCGTACGCGGGCCTGCCGAACCCGCACGCCTGGATGTCGCCGCTCAACGTGCAGGTCTACGCCGCGAACATGGCCGACGCGTTCGCCGAGCTCGACCCTGACAACGCCGAGGCGTACGCGGCGAACGCCGCCGCCTACTCCGACGAGCTGCGGGCCGTGCACGACGAGCTGGTCGCCGAGCTCGCCACCCTCCCCGAGGCCGAGCGGGCGCTTGTCACCTGCGAGGGCGCCTTCTCGTACCTGGCCCGCGACGCCGGGCTCACCGAGCGCTACATCTGGGCCGTCAACGCCGAGCAGCAGGCCACCCCGCAGCAGATCGCGGGCGCGATCGAGTTCGTGCGCGACAACGACGTGCCGGCCGTGTTCTGCGAGTCGACGGTGAGCGACAAGCCCATGCAGCAGGTGGTCGAGGCGACGGATGCCGCGTTCGGCGGCACCCTCTACGTCGACTCGCTCTCCGAGCCCGGCGGCCCCGTGCCGACGTACCTCGAACTGCTGCGCCACGACGCCGACACGATCGTGCAGGCCCTCACGGGGAGCGCGGGATGA
- a CDS encoding CsbD family protein, which produces MGTDDKAQNKAEELVGKAKEKVGEATNDREMQAEGKAERSKANLKQAGENVKDAFR; this is translated from the coding sequence ATGGGAACGGACGACAAGGCACAGAACAAGGCCGAGGAACTGGTCGGCAAGGCCAAGGAGAAGGTCGGCGAGGCCACGAACGATCGTGAGATGCAGGCCGAGGGCAAGGCCGAGCGGTCCAAGGCGAACCTCAAGCAGGCCGGCGAGAACGTGAAGGACGCGTTCCGCTGA
- a CDS encoding TrmH family RNA methyltransferase: MAQPEPSPERSTHGVGPWPGGPDEWPDDPRFDPELLAAGDTRNVIDRYRYWRMDAIVADLDERRHPFHVAIENWQHDMNIGSIVRSANAFAADTVHIIGRRRWNKRGAMVTDRYQHVDHHDDIASFVDWAREAGVPIIAVDNVPGAVPIETFAWPETCVLLFGQEGPGLSPEATAAADAVVEIAQFGSTRSINASAAAAIAMHSWVLAHADLPG; encoded by the coding sequence GTGGCGCAGCCCGAGCCGAGCCCCGAGCGCTCGACGCACGGCGTCGGCCCGTGGCCCGGCGGGCCGGACGAGTGGCCCGACGACCCGCGCTTCGACCCCGAGCTGCTCGCGGCGGGCGACACGCGCAACGTGATCGACCGGTACCGCTACTGGCGCATGGACGCGATCGTGGCGGATCTCGACGAGCGCCGGCATCCGTTCCACGTGGCCATCGAGAACTGGCAGCACGACATGAACATCGGCTCGATCGTGCGCAGCGCGAACGCGTTCGCGGCCGACACCGTGCACATCATCGGCCGCCGGCGCTGGAACAAGCGCGGCGCGATGGTGACCGACCGCTACCAGCACGTCGACCACCACGACGACATCGCATCGTTCGTCGACTGGGCGCGCGAGGCGGGCGTGCCGATCATCGCGGTCGACAACGTGCCCGGCGCGGTGCCGATCGAGACGTTCGCCTGGCCGGAGACCTGCGTGCTCCTGTTCGGGCAGGAGGGACCCGGACTCTCGCCCGAGGCGACCGCTGCCGCCGACGCGGTCGTCGAGATCGCCCAGTTCGGCTCGACCCGCTCGATCAACGCCTCCGCGGCCGCCGCGATCGCGATGCACTCCTGGGTGCTCGCCCACGCCGACCTGCCCGGCTGA
- a CDS encoding DUF3151 family protein: protein MSADETNGRTERYLPDETAVREALQGGGRADVARIVGAYPQSPLAWAELADIADSEGRVTDTYASATVAVDRAREVLRESGWQPGDAVLWSHEPNRAYLRALDAKRRSANVLGLAAEAGAAADELAAADPDAQMRIHSEFTPTQVINVEEVQAMLAERMAAQVAEAEAAIAAADAAGPTPYAEQPAYSEPVAPPAPVGAAYAAASDVPPMVAPEADQAVPAPVPASWAFDGAPAPSYTPGYGEAAAPAAEEESPHDTAEIPDDVDGSTPGPEASAAPADEGEPVSVDENDGGR, encoded by the coding sequence GTGAGCGCAGACGAGACGAACGGGCGTACCGAACGGTACCTGCCCGATGAGACCGCCGTACGCGAGGCGCTCCAGGGGGGCGGGCGAGCAGACGTCGCCCGCATCGTGGGGGCATATCCGCAGTCGCCGCTGGCCTGGGCAGAACTCGCCGACATCGCCGACTCCGAGGGTCGCGTGACCGACACGTATGCGAGCGCGACGGTCGCCGTCGATCGCGCGCGCGAGGTGCTGCGCGAGTCCGGCTGGCAGCCGGGCGACGCCGTGCTCTGGTCGCACGAGCCCAACCGCGCCTACCTCCGCGCGCTCGACGCGAAGCGCCGCTCGGCCAACGTGCTGGGGCTGGCCGCCGAGGCCGGTGCCGCCGCCGACGAGCTCGCCGCTGCCGACCCGGACGCGCAGATGCGCATCCACTCGGAGTTCACGCCGACCCAGGTGATCAACGTCGAAGAGGTGCAGGCCATGCTCGCCGAGCGCATGGCGGCGCAGGTCGCCGAGGCCGAGGCGGCGATCGCCGCGGCGGATGCGGCCGGGCCGACCCCGTACGCCGAGCAGCCCGCGTACTCCGAACCGGTCGCGCCGCCCGCGCCCGTCGGAGCCGCCTACGCGGCGGCCTCCGACGTGCCGCCGATGGTCGCGCCCGAGGCCGACCAGGCCGTGCCCGCACCGGTGCCCGCGAGCTGGGCGTTCGACGGTGCGCCGGCGCCGTCGTACACGCCCGGATACGGGGAGGCGGCCGCGCCCGCCGCCGAGGAGGAGTCCCCGCACGACACCGCGGAGATCCCCGACGACGTCGACGGGTCCACGCCCGGCCCCGAGGCATCCGCCGCCCCCGCCGACGAGGGCGAGCCGGTCTCGGTCGACGAGAACGACGGAGGGCGCTGA
- a CDS encoding helix-turn-helix transcriptional regulator, whose translation METHDEVREFLMSRRARVEPEQVGLPRGTDRRVPGLRRGEAAALAGVSVEYYARLERGAIAGASGAVLDGLARALLMDDAEREHLYRLASRSGRASAPSPRGRRKGERAWQPSPSMQWVLDSMHDAAALVGNGRTDLLAYNALGGALMHEMIASSTTPTPNFARFLFLEPVARRFYPDWDAMAAVNVAQLRTEAGRDPHSKPLHDLVGELSTRSDRFRELWGRHDVWHHESGTKRYHHHVVGDLTLHFNGLDVVGEPGVQLTVLTAQPGSADAEALRLLSSWAATPEHAVDAEAPAERSSGSAAGSRT comes from the coding sequence ATGGAGACGCACGACGAGGTTCGCGAGTTCCTCATGTCACGGCGTGCTCGGGTCGAGCCCGAGCAGGTCGGACTGCCGCGCGGCACCGACCGGCGTGTGCCGGGGCTGCGGCGCGGCGAGGCGGCCGCGCTCGCCGGCGTGAGCGTCGAGTACTACGCGCGCCTCGAGCGCGGGGCGATCGCCGGTGCATCCGGTGCCGTGCTCGACGGGCTCGCCAGGGCGCTGCTGATGGATGATGCGGAGCGCGAGCACCTCTACCGGCTGGCGTCCCGCTCCGGCCGGGCATCCGCCCCCTCGCCCAGGGGTCGCCGGAAGGGCGAGCGGGCCTGGCAGCCGTCGCCGAGCATGCAGTGGGTGCTCGACTCGATGCACGACGCCGCGGCGCTGGTCGGCAACGGGCGCACCGACCTGCTCGCGTACAACGCCCTCGGCGGGGCGCTCATGCACGAGATGATCGCCTCGTCGACGACGCCGACGCCGAACTTCGCTCGGTTCCTGTTCCTCGAACCCGTCGCGCGGCGCTTCTATCCCGACTGGGACGCGATGGCGGCCGTGAACGTGGCGCAGCTGCGCACCGAGGCGGGGCGCGACCCGCACAGCAAGCCGCTGCACGACCTCGTCGGCGAACTCTCGACGCGCAGCGACCGGTTCCGCGAGTTGTGGGGTCGCCACGACGTCTGGCACCACGAGTCGGGCACCAAGCGGTACCACCACCACGTGGTCGGCGACCTGACGCTCCACTTCAACGGGCTCGACGTCGTCGGCGAACCCGGCGTGCAGCTCACGGTGCTCACCGCGCAGCCCGGCAGCGCGGACGCCGAGGCGCTGCGGCTGTTGAGCAGCTGGGCGGCGACGCCGGAGCATGCGGTGGACGCTGAGGCGCCTGCGGAGCGGTCGTCGGGGTCGGCGGCCGGCTCGCGTACCTGA
- a CDS encoding multidrug effflux MFS transporter, translated as MTPSAGAAARTPLHRLRESPIWIAVILATLTIFGPLSMDLYLPVLPSLAADLATTTSAAQLTMTTCLLGLALGQVIAGPLSDRYGRRVVLLSGLVVYTVASLACAFSDSITLLVVLRLVQGAAGGFGLVIAQACGRDLYEGPRLNRYNGRIVVLSGLAAIVAPVIGGVLAAHVAWQGFFVLLAAFGLVITLAVAVSFRETLPVERRVTGGAGHTLAHLAVLARDRRFVGATAASSLTSATYFAYLAAAPFVLQDLFGLSPAQYALVIGVNAAGFAAFGFTAGRAAERWGERVVFATGIALVIAGATVLAATASAPPPLAVMVGAFLLIAAGAAAVSPPSTTMALTDYPAFAGTASSVLGLSRFVAGAAAAPLVGLAGPLSTTPLAAVALATGLTSAVVFALLLVRGRAPHPSAGSR; from the coding sequence ATGACCCCGTCCGCCGGCGCGGCCGCACGCACGCCGCTGCATCGGCTGCGCGAGTCGCCGATCTGGATCGCGGTCATCCTCGCGACGCTCACCATCTTCGGACCGCTGTCGATGGACCTCTACCTGCCGGTCCTGCCGAGCCTTGCAGCGGATCTGGCGACCACCACCTCGGCGGCGCAGCTCACCATGACGACGTGCCTGCTCGGCCTCGCCCTGGGGCAGGTGATCGCCGGCCCGCTCTCCGACCGCTACGGTCGCCGCGTCGTGCTGCTCAGCGGCCTCGTCGTCTACACCGTCGCGTCGCTGGCCTGCGCGTTCAGCGACTCGATCACCCTCCTCGTGGTGCTCCGGCTCGTGCAGGGCGCGGCCGGCGGGTTCGGCCTCGTGATCGCCCAGGCCTGCGGCCGCGACCTCTACGAGGGCCCGCGCCTCAACCGCTACAACGGCCGCATCGTCGTGCTCTCGGGTCTCGCGGCGATCGTCGCGCCCGTCATCGGAGGCGTCCTCGCGGCGCACGTGGCGTGGCAGGGCTTCTTCGTGCTCCTCGCCGCGTTCGGGCTCGTCATCACACTCGCCGTCGCCGTCTCGTTCCGCGAGACCCTTCCGGTCGAGCGTCGCGTCACGGGCGGGGCCGGCCACACGCTCGCCCACCTGGCCGTACTCGCCCGCGATCGACGCTTCGTCGGCGCGACCGCCGCGAGCTCGCTCACCTCGGCGACGTACTTCGCGTACCTCGCGGCCGCGCCGTTCGTGCTGCAGGACCTCTTCGGGCTCTCGCCCGCGCAATACGCCCTGGTCATCGGGGTCAATGCCGCGGGCTTCGCCGCGTTCGGGTTCACCGCGGGCCGAGCGGCCGAGCGGTGGGGCGAGCGCGTAGTGTTCGCGACGGGCATCGCGCTCGTCATCGCGGGCGCGACGGTGCTCGCGGCCACCGCCTCGGCCCCACCGCCCCTCGCCGTCATGGTGGGGGCGTTCCTGCTCATCGCCGCAGGCGCGGCCGCCGTCTCCCCGCCGTCCACGACGATGGCGCTCACCGACTACCCCGCGTTCGCGGGCACGGCGTCGTCGGTGCTCGGCCTGAGCCGGTTCGTCGCCGGCGCAGCTGCGGCGCCGCTCGTCGGGCTGGCCGGTCCTCTGTCGACGACACCGCTCGCGGCCGTCGCACTGGCCACCGGCCTGACGTCCGCGGTCGTGTTCGCGCTGCTGCTGGTGCGCGGTCGCGCGCCGCACCCGTCCGCGGGCTCGCGCTGA
- a CDS encoding LLM class F420-dependent oxidoreductase has product MSTTPTPTTRPVRIGVQLQPQHARYETIRDRAAELEELGVDILFNWDHFFPLYGDRDGLHFESWTMLAALAEQTRRVELGALVNCNSYRNAHLQADMARTIDHISAHGTGMGRFILGTGSGWFERDYDEYGFEFGTVGSRLDALAADLPTIEGRWAKLNPPPTRKIPVLIGGAGEKKTLRIVARHADIWHSYSDASEMEHKLSVLAAHADAVGRDVTEIEVSAGVVDTIAHRTFAEADDLHALGATIFTLGLDGDGYDASLVSEWLAWRDEVNAR; this is encoded by the coding sequence ATGAGCACCACGCCCACCCCCACCACCCGCCCCGTCCGCATCGGCGTCCAGCTGCAGCCGCAGCACGCCCGCTACGAGACCATCCGCGACCGCGCCGCCGAGCTCGAGGAGCTGGGCGTCGACATCCTCTTCAACTGGGACCACTTCTTCCCGCTCTACGGCGATCGCGACGGGCTGCACTTCGAGTCGTGGACCATGCTCGCCGCGCTCGCCGAGCAGACCCGCCGGGTCGAGCTGGGAGCCCTGGTGAACTGCAACAGCTACCGCAACGCGCACCTGCAGGCCGACATGGCGCGCACCATCGACCACATCAGCGCGCACGGCACGGGCATGGGCCGGTTCATCCTCGGCACCGGCTCGGGCTGGTTCGAGCGCGACTACGACGAGTACGGGTTCGAGTTCGGCACGGTCGGGTCGCGTCTCGACGCCCTCGCCGCCGACCTGCCGACGATCGAGGGCCGCTGGGCGAAGCTCAACCCGCCGCCGACCCGCAAGATCCCGGTGCTGATCGGCGGCGCAGGCGAGAAGAAGACCCTGCGGATCGTCGCGCGGCATGCCGACATCTGGCACAGCTACTCGGATGCCTCCGAGATGGAGCACAAGCTGTCGGTGCTCGCCGCCCACGCCGACGCCGTCGGGCGCGACGTCACCGAGATCGAGGTTTCGGCCGGCGTCGTCGACACGATCGCGCACCGCACGTTCGCCGAGGCGGACGACCTCCACGCCCTCGGCGCGACGATCTTCACACTCGGGCTCGACGGCGACGGCTACGACGCGTCGCTCGTGTCGGAGTGGCTCGCCTGGCGCGACGAGGTGAATGCTCGATGA
- the srmL gene encoding PheS-related mystery ligase SrmL, translating to MPTLAEPTPGSAPGPAPTEQLLTADAVRHALAVRDLADPAQGAHAMQLVLADVLDAVGALWGAPVAVTRSTPLVTVADNYDHLGYDPADVTRDARYTRYVAPGVMLRSHTSSGMPAILRGLAADPPRGYDVVHALPGVTHRRDAVDRLHVGTPHQLDLWRVADRGYLPGETLDELAGAVVEAVLPGARWRQVPARHPYTRDGRQVDVWHDGEWVELAECGAIDRGVIRRAGLDPHLWTGVALGMGLDRALMLRKGIPDIRMLRSAHPLVAAQMRDLEPWRPVSSQPAVRRDLSIVVADDVDDELLGDRARDALGAEADVLESLEVLAVTDAAELPAAARERLRTRPGDRNALVRLVLRPLDRTLTDAEANALRDRVYLALHEGEVLELIAAP from the coding sequence ATGCCCACCCTCGCCGAACCGACCCCGGGATCCGCTCCCGGGCCCGCTCCCACCGAGCAACTCCTCACGGCCGACGCCGTGCGCCACGCCCTCGCCGTGCGCGACCTCGCCGACCCCGCCCAGGGCGCTCACGCCATGCAGCTCGTGCTGGCCGACGTGCTCGACGCCGTCGGCGCCCTCTGGGGCGCGCCCGTCGCCGTGACCCGCTCGACCCCGCTCGTGACCGTCGCCGACAACTACGACCACCTCGGCTACGACCCCGCCGACGTCACCCGCGACGCCCGCTACACGCGGTACGTCGCCCCCGGCGTGATGCTGCGCAGCCACACCAGCTCGGGCATGCCGGCGATCCTGCGCGGCCTGGCCGCCGATCCCCCACGCGGCTACGACGTCGTGCATGCCCTCCCCGGCGTGACCCACCGCCGCGACGCCGTCGACCGGCTGCACGTCGGCACCCCGCACCAGCTCGACCTCTGGCGCGTCGCCGACCGCGGCTACCTGCCGGGCGAGACGCTCGACGAGCTCGCGGGCGCGGTCGTCGAGGCTGTGCTGCCGGGCGCGCGGTGGCGACAGGTGCCGGCGAGGCATCCGTACACCCGCGACGGCCGGCAGGTCGACGTCTGGCACGACGGCGAGTGGGTCGAGCTCGCCGAGTGCGGCGCGATCGATCGCGGGGTGATCCGCCGCGCGGGCCTCGACCCGCACCTCTGGACCGGGGTCGCGCTCGGCATGGGCCTCGACCGCGCGCTCATGCTGCGCAAGGGCATCCCCGACATCCGGATGCTGCGCTCGGCGCACCCGCTCGTCGCCGCGCAGATGCGCGACCTCGAGCCGTGGCGGCCCGTGTCGTCGCAGCCCGCCGTGCGCCGCGACCTGTCGATTGTGGTCGCGGACGACGTCGACGACGAGCTGCTCGGCGACCGGGCGCGCGACGCGCTCGGCGCAGAGGCCGACGTGCTCGAGTCGCTCGAGGTGCTGGCGGTGACGGATGCCGCCGAGCTGCCCGCCGCGGCCCGCGAACGCCTGCGCACAAGGCCGGGCGACCGCAACGCGCTGGTGCGCCTCGTGCTGCGCCCGCTCGACCGCACGCTCACCGACGCCGAGGCGAACGCGCTGCGCGATCGCGTCTACCTCGCGCTGCACGAGGGCGAGGTGCTCGAGCTGATCGCCGCCCCCTGA